One Geminocystis sp. M7585_C2015_104 genomic window carries:
- a CDS encoding c-type cytochrome: protein MENGHKKRGNHITSVIITTVVLLFQLTVISPSLAQESPTHNLGEKIFQTHCAACHPNGSNIIRRGKNLKLKALKRYGYDSPEAIIQIVTQGKNNMSAFGNRLTEDEIKAVAEYVLTQAKNNWKS from the coding sequence ATGGAAAATGGTCACAAAAAAAGAGGAAACCACATAACCTCTGTGATTATAACCACTGTCGTTTTGTTGTTCCAGCTAACAGTCATTTCTCCCTCACTGGCACAAGAGTCGCCTACTCACAACCTAGGAGAAAAAATTTTTCAAACCCACTGTGCCGCCTGTCACCCTAATGGTAGTAATATTATAAGGAGGGGGAAGAATCTCAAATTAAAGGCACTAAAAAGATATGGTTATGATTCTCCAGAAGCCATTATCCAAATAGTCACCCAGGGGAAAAATAATATGTCGGCTTTTGGCAATCGGCTGACAGAAGATGAAATAAAGGCAGTAGCAGAATATGTGCTTACTCAGGCAAAAAATAACTGGAAATCCTAG
- a CDS encoding NAD+ synthase: MKIAIAQLNPIIGDIDYNLHKIRHTVSLASRQGAKLLLFPELSICGYPPKDLLFYNSFIEKINSSLHKFAQEAPPEIQVLIGTVTPNPSASIQGEKPLYNSAALLANGEIKQLFHKRLLPTYDVFEEARYFSPGNRANYFNIDDLKIGVTICEDLWNDESFWGKKNYPVNPLEDLLEADLIINLSASPYVCGKQKIREEMLSHLARNYNKPIIYVNQVGGNDDLIFDGYSFSVNKSGEIIARAKPFAEDLIYVEYSLGKKDLFPLSPPHPLYQQEEEEIYNALVLGVKDYAHKCGFSKAVLGLSGGIDSSLVATIAVSALGKENVLGVLMPSPYSSQHSISDAQQLANNLGIKTEILPIQGVMKAYDEILYPLFKDTEFGIAEENLQSRIRGTLLMAIANKFGYLLLSTGNKSEMAVGYCTLYGDMNGGLAVIADLPKTKVYSLCKWINRNQEIIPENTLVKPPSAELRPNQKDEDTLPPYNILDDILERYIHLRQSPEEIAKAGHSHENIQKVITMIAMAEFKRKQAPPGLKITDKAFGTGWKMPIASRWYK; the protein is encoded by the coding sequence ATGAAAATAGCTATTGCCCAACTCAATCCCATCATTGGCGACATTGATTACAATCTCCACAAAATTCGCCACACAGTCTCTTTGGCCTCCCGGCAAGGGGCAAAATTACTCCTCTTTCCTGAATTATCTATTTGTGGTTATCCTCCTAAAGACTTACTATTCTACAATAGTTTTATCGAAAAAATCAACTCCTCTTTGCATAAATTTGCCCAGGAAGCGCCCCCAGAAATACAAGTATTAATAGGCACAGTAACTCCCAATCCTTCAGCTTCTATACAGGGAGAAAAACCTCTTTATAATAGTGCCGCACTTTTGGCTAATGGTGAGATAAAACAATTGTTCCATAAACGGCTTCTACCTACTTACGACGTTTTTGAAGAAGCTCGTTATTTTAGCCCAGGAAATCGTGCCAACTATTTTAACATTGATGACCTCAAGATAGGCGTCACCATCTGTGAAGATTTGTGGAATGACGAGTCATTTTGGGGCAAGAAAAATTATCCTGTCAACCCCCTAGAGGATTTGCTAGAAGCAGACTTAATCATTAACCTTTCTGCATCCCCCTACGTCTGTGGCAAGCAAAAAATAAGAGAGGAAATGCTCTCACACCTGGCTAGAAATTATAACAAACCCATCATATATGTAAACCAGGTGGGGGGCAATGATGATTTGATTTTTGACGGTTACAGTTTTTCTGTTAACAAAAGCGGGGAAATAATCGCTAGAGCAAAACCATTTGCAGAGGACTTAATTTATGTAGAATATAGCCTCGGAAAAAAAGACTTATTCCCCCTCTCTCCCCCCCATCCCCTCTACCAGCAGGAAGAAGAAGAAATCTATAACGCCCTTGTTTTGGGAGTAAAAGATTATGCCCACAAGTGTGGTTTCTCTAAGGCGGTTTTAGGTTTAAGTGGTGGCATTGACTCTTCCCTGGTAGCCACAATCGCTGTTTCTGCCTTGGGAAAAGAAAATGTTTTAGGTGTTTTAATGCCTTCTCCCTATAGCTCGCAACATTCTATCTCAGATGCCCAACAATTGGCAAATAATCTGGGTATAAAAACGGAAATATTGCCAATTCAAGGTGTAATGAAAGCCTATGATGAAATTTTGTATCCCCTTTTTAAAGATACTGAATTTGGCATTGCTGAAGAAAATTTACAATCCAGAATTAGGGGCACTTTACTAATGGCAATTGCTAATAAATTCGGCTATCTCCTCCTCTCTACGGGCAACAAATCAGAAATGGCTGTGGGATATTGTACTCTTTATGGAGATATGAATGGAGGCCTGGCAGTAATTGCTGACTTGCCAAAAACTAAAGTTTATTCCCTCTGTAAATGGATTAACAGAAACCAGGAAATTATACCAGAAAATACACTGGTAAAACCCCCTAGTGCCGAATTAAGGCCTAACCAAAAAGACGAAGATACCCTCCCACCATATAACATCCTTGACGACATTCTGGAAAGATATATCCACCTCCGACAGTCTCCTGAAGAAATCGCAAAAGCCGGACACTCTCATGAGAATATTCAAAAAGTCATAACGATGATAGCAATGGCAGAATTTAAACGCAAACAGGCACCTCCTGGATTAAAAATTACTGACAAAGCATTCGGAACCGGCTGGAAAATGCCAATTGCTAGTCGCTGGTATAAGTAA
- a CDS encoding precorrin-8X methylmutase, which translates to MIEYLRNGEQIYRQSFAIIRKEACLKGLEEGLAKVAVRLIHACGMTDIVKDLEASPLAVEKGKEALKKGAKILCDSEMVAHGIIRRRLEAKNEIICTINDPIVPTIAHKIKNTRSAAAVELWLPHLEDAVVVIGNAPTALFHLLELLDEGAPKPAIILGFPVGFVGAVESKRELAKNPRGVAFITLHGRRGGSAMAAAAVNALAREEEV; encoded by the coding sequence ATGATAGAGTATCTTCGGAACGGAGAACAGATTTATAGACAATCCTTTGCCATAATCAGGAAGGAGGCTTGTTTAAAGGGGTTGGAAGAGGGGTTGGCAAAAGTGGCAGTAAGACTAATTCATGCTTGTGGGATGACGGATATAGTAAAGGATTTGGAAGCATCCCCCCTGGCGGTAGAAAAGGGGAAAGAGGCTTTGAAAAAAGGGGCAAAGATACTGTGTGATTCGGAAATGGTGGCACATGGAATCATCCGTAGACGTTTAGAGGCGAAAAATGAGATCATATGTACTATAAACGACCCAATAGTGCCCACCATAGCCCATAAAATTAAGAATACCAGATCAGCGGCGGCAGTGGAACTATGGCTACCCCACCTAGAGGATGCAGTGGTGGTGATTGGGAATGCCCCTACGGCGTTGTTTCACCTGCTGGAGTTATTGGATGAAGGGGCGCCAAAACCGGCAATAATTCTGGGGTTTCCGGTGGGGTTTGTAGGCGCGGTGGAATCGAAACGGGAATTAGCCAAAAATCCCCGGGGTGTGGCTTTTATTACCCTCCATGGTAGAAGAGGGGGTAGCGCCATGGCTGCTGCTGCCGTCAACGCTTTGGCGAGGGAGGAGGAAGTATGA